Proteins encoded within one genomic window of Streptomyces taklimakanensis:
- a CDS encoding DAK2 domain-containing protein: MPQPLDAAAVRNWCAQALDALGRNRETIDAINVYPVADSDTGTNLYLTVESAARAVEAACVGRPTPTQAIRAMAHGALIGARGNSGTILAQLLRGMAEEIATREDGGNGLETPGGAATIDDAVTTATTVDAATAVDDAELLRRALRRAAGSARAAVARPVEGTVLTVADAAAEGARNATGDCAAVARAAWRAAGTALDTTPDRLPVLARAGVVDAGGYGLVTVLGALVGALSGERPADPAAGAPGVAADLSRRPCPASGPEHPGGPGGDTAGTAGTDVPEGPAYEVVYLLEADDGAVDALRTRLDALGDSLVVVGGDGLWNVHVHVDDAGAAVEAGIEAGRPFRIGITHFGGGPARRAEHVADPPLPRAVVAVVPGDGLAELYTEAGATTVTVCPGESPAAGELAQALRRTGAAEVVLLPNDPDLRHTAAAAAERARAEGLRVAIVPTRSPVQGIAALAVHEPGRRFDEDVVAMTAAAGATRYGEVCVAERQAWTTAGVCQAGDVLGLIEGDVALIGTEPARVAAAVLDRMLAGGGELVTLVIGADAPKGLADRLEEHVRRTHLAVDTLVHEGRQGGPLLIGVE, from the coding sequence GTGCCGCAACCGCTCGACGCCGCCGCGGTGCGGAACTGGTGCGCCCAGGCGCTCGACGCGCTGGGCCGGAACCGCGAGACGATCGACGCGATCAACGTCTATCCGGTGGCCGACTCCGACACCGGAACCAACCTCTACCTCACCGTGGAGTCCGCCGCCCGGGCCGTGGAGGCGGCCTGCGTGGGGCGGCCCACCCCGACCCAGGCGATCCGGGCCATGGCCCACGGCGCGCTGATCGGCGCGCGAGGCAACTCCGGAACGATCCTGGCGCAGTTGTTGCGCGGGATGGCCGAGGAGATCGCGACGCGGGAGGACGGCGGGAACGGCCTGGAGACTCCAGGCGGAGCGGCGACCATCGACGACGCCGTGACCACCGCGACCACCGTGGACGCCGCAACCGCCGTGGACGACGCCGAACTGCTGCGGCGCGCGCTGCGGCGGGCCGCCGGCTCGGCCCGGGCGGCGGTGGCGCGTCCGGTGGAGGGGACCGTGCTCACGGTCGCCGACGCCGCGGCCGAGGGCGCCCGGAACGCCACCGGGGACTGCGCCGCGGTGGCCCGCGCCGCCTGGCGGGCCGCCGGCACGGCCCTGGACACCACCCCCGACCGGCTTCCGGTGCTCGCCCGCGCGGGCGTGGTGGACGCCGGCGGATACGGCCTGGTCACGGTCCTGGGCGCGCTGGTCGGGGCGCTCTCCGGGGAGCGCCCGGCGGACCCGGCCGCCGGTGCCCCCGGGGTTGCTGCGGACCTGTCGCGGCGGCCGTGTCCCGCTTCGGGGCCCGAGCACCCCGGCGGGCCCGGCGGTGACACGGCCGGTACGGCCGGCACGGACGTGCCCGAGGGCCCGGCCTACGAGGTCGTCTACCTGCTGGAGGCCGACGACGGGGCCGTCGACGCCCTGCGCACCCGGCTGGACGCCCTCGGCGACAGTCTGGTGGTGGTCGGCGGCGACGGGCTGTGGAACGTCCACGTCCACGTGGACGACGCCGGCGCCGCCGTGGAGGCCGGCATCGAGGCGGGTCGCCCCTTCCGCATCGGCATCACCCACTTCGGCGGCGGCCCCGCTCGGCGCGCCGAACACGTCGCGGACCCGCCCCTGCCCCGTGCCGTGGTCGCGGTGGTGCCCGGCGACGGACTCGCGGAGCTGTACACCGAGGCGGGCGCCACGACCGTCACCGTGTGCCCCGGGGAGTCGCCCGCAGCCGGCGAGCTGGCGCAGGCCCTGCGCAGGACGGGCGCAGCCGAGGTCGTCCTGCTGCCCAACGACCCCGACCTGCGGCACACCGCCGCCGCGGCCGCCGAGCGGGCCCGCGCCGAAGGGCTGAGGGTCGCCATCGTCCCCACCCGCTCCCCGGTGCAGGGCATCGCGGCGCTCGCGGTCCACGAGCCCGGCCGCCGCTTCGACGAGGACGTCGTGGCCATGACTGCGGCTGCCGGAGCCACCCGGTACGGCGAGGTGTGCGTCGCCGAGCGACAGGCCTGGACCACCGCCGGCGTCTGCCAGGCCGGGGACGTCCTGGGCCTGATCGAGGGGGACGTGGCGCTGATCGGCACGGAACCGGCGCGGGTGGCCGCGGCCGTGCTGGACCGGATGCTCGCGGGCGGCGGGGAACTGGTCACCCTGGTGATCGGCGCGGACGCCCCGAAGGGGTTGGCCGACCGGCTGGAGGAGCACGTGAGGCGGACCCACCTGGCCGTCGACACCCTCGTCCACGAGGGGCGGCAGGGCGGACCGCTGCTCATCGGCGTGGAGTGA
- the rsmD gene encoding 16S rRNA (guanine(966)-N(2))-methyltransferase RsmD: protein MTRVIAGAAGGRRLAVPPGRGTRPTSDRAREGLFSTWESLHGPLTGLRVLDLYGGSGAVGLEALSRGAAHALLVESDARAVRTIRRNVRELGLPGAEVRPGRAEQVARGPAPDEPYDLVFLDPPYVVTDDELREILLTLDAGGWIAGDALVTVERSTRGGEFGWPAGFEGLRSRRYGEGTLWYGRAAESAGRVGGTGDQEAAEAP from the coding sequence ATGACCCGCGTGATCGCCGGAGCCGCCGGAGGACGACGGTTGGCGGTGCCGCCCGGCCGGGGCACCCGCCCGACCTCCGACCGGGCGCGCGAGGGACTGTTCTCCACCTGGGAGTCGCTGCACGGGCCGTTGACGGGGCTGCGGGTGCTCGATTTGTACGGAGGGTCGGGAGCGGTGGGTCTGGAGGCGCTCTCGCGCGGCGCGGCCCACGCGCTGCTGGTCGAGTCCGATGCCCGGGCCGTGCGCACCATCCGCCGAAACGTCCGTGAACTGGGCCTGCCCGGCGCCGAGGTGAGGCCGGGCCGGGCCGAGCAGGTGGCGCGCGGTCCCGCCCCCGACGAGCCGTACGACCTGGTGTTCCTCGACCCGCCGTACGTCGTCACGGACGACGAGCTGCGCGAGATCCTTCTCACACTCGACGCCGGAGGATGGATCGCGGGCGACGCCCTGGTCACCGTGGAACGCAGCACCAGGGGCGGTGAATTCGGCTGGCCGGCGGGCTTCGAGGGGCTGCGCTCCCGCCGCTACGGCGAGGGGACGCTCTGGTACGGTCGCGCCGCCGAAAGCGCCGGCAGGGTCGGCGGGACCGGCGATCAGGAAGCCGCAGAAGCACCATGA
- a CDS encoding cell division initiation protein, whose translation MDVQQKLDDIVAAVESARSMPMSASCVVNRAELLAMLEEVRQALPGSLAQAQELIGDREQMIAEARQEAQRIIDSAQAERGSLVSGTEVARRAQEEADHILARARQEAEEIRAEADDYVDSKLANFEVVLSKTIGSVDRGREKLLGRDTGADPYAEEHGEDVPERSADPEELRRRADSYVEAQFRAFEAVLSKTLEAVGRGRQKLTGHRPIDELGAHLAAQDEQAPQQSDADYLADLAAVARDPAPATVQHHPGDPVHRMQPAAEYEPQQPAADPYPSYDYRQAQQPQQVEGYGYPQEYGQQDPYGYRQAQQDDYGQPAADPYPSYDYRQAQQPQQVEGYGYPQEYGRQEQVPAPPPAALDETSFFDTGMIDMEQLRQYEQGR comes from the coding sequence GTGGACGTACAGCAGAAACTCGACGACATCGTCGCGGCGGTCGAGAGCGCCCGCTCCATGCCCATGTCGGCCTCCTGCGTGGTCAACCGCGCGGAGCTGCTGGCCATGCTGGAGGAGGTGCGGCAGGCGCTGCCCGGCTCGCTCGCCCAGGCGCAGGAGCTCATCGGCGACCGGGAGCAGATGATCGCCGAGGCCCGGCAGGAGGCCCAGCGGATCATCGACTCCGCGCAGGCCGAACGCGGTTCGCTCGTCTCCGGCACCGAGGTCGCCCGCCGTGCCCAGGAGGAGGCCGACCACATCCTCGCCCGGGCCCGTCAGGAGGCCGAGGAGATCCGTGCCGAGGCCGACGACTACGTCGACAGCAAGCTCGCCAACTTCGAGGTCGTGCTCAGCAAGACCATCGGCTCGGTCGACCGCGGGCGCGAGAAGCTCCTCGGCCGCGACACCGGCGCCGACCCCTACGCCGAGGAGCACGGCGAGGACGTCCCCGAGCGCTCCGCGGACCCCGAGGAGCTGCGTCGCCGTGCCGACTCGTACGTGGAGGCCCAGTTCCGGGCCTTCGAGGCGGTCCTCTCCAAGACCCTGGAGGCGGTCGGGCGCGGCCGGCAGAAACTCACCGGCCACCGCCCCATCGACGAGCTGGGCGCCCATCTCGCGGCCCAGGACGAGCAGGCCCCGCAGCAGAGCGACGCCGACTACCTCGCCGACCTCGCCGCCGTCGCCCGGGATCCGGCCCCCGCCACCGTGCAACACCACCCCGGGGACCCGGTCCACCGGATGCAGCCGGCGGCGGAGTACGAGCCGCAACAGCCGGCGGCCGATCCGTACCCGTCGTACGACTACCGGCAGGCCCAGCAGCCGCAGCAGGTCGAGGGGTACGGCTATCCCCAGGAGTACGGGCAGCAGGACCCGTACGGCTACCGGCAGGCCCAGCAGGACGACTACGGGCAGCCGGCGGCCGATCCGTACCCGTCGTACGACTACCGGCAGGCCCAGCAGCCGCAGCAGGTCGAGGGGTACGGCTATCCCCAGGAGTACGGCCGGCAGGAGCAGGTGCCCGCGCCGCCGCCCGCCGCGCTCGACGAGACCAGCTTCTTCGACACCGGCATGATCGACATGGAGCAGCTCAGGCAGTACGAGCAGGGCCGCTGA
- the coaD gene encoding pantetheine-phosphate adenylyltransferase has protein sequence MTRTESEETPVRRAVCPGSFDPITNGHLDIIARASKLYDEVYVAVMINKSKKGLFTVDERIDLIREVTGDYGNVRVEAFHGLLVDFCKQRDIPAIVKGLRAVSDFDYELQMAQMNNGLSGVETLFVPTNPTYSFLSSSLVKEVATWGGDVSHLVPPAVLAALRGRLARS, from the coding sequence ATGACCCGCACGGAGAGCGAGGAGACGCCAGTGCGCCGCGCCGTCTGTCCGGGGTCCTTCGACCCCATCACCAACGGGCACCTCGACATCATCGCCCGCGCCTCCAAGCTCTACGACGAGGTGTACGTCGCGGTGATGATCAACAAGTCCAAGAAGGGCCTGTTCACGGTCGACGAGCGCATCGACCTGATCCGCGAGGTGACCGGCGACTACGGCAACGTACGGGTCGAGGCCTTCCACGGCCTGCTGGTGGACTTCTGCAAGCAGCGCGACATCCCCGCCATCGTCAAGGGCCTGCGGGCGGTCAGCGACTTCGACTACGAACTGCAGATGGCCCAGATGAACAACGGCCTCTCCGGCGTGGAGACACTGTTCGTACCGACGAACCCGACCTACAGCTTCCTCTCCTCCAGCCTGGTCAAGGAGGTCGCGACCTGGGGCGGGGACGTCTCCCATCTGGTGCCGCCCGCCGTCCTCGCGGCCCTGCGCGGACGCCTCGCCCGCTCCTGA
- the recG gene encoding ATP-dependent DNA helicase RecG yields the protein MAEHLGLNTVGDLLHHYPRRYAERGELTRLADLPLDEHVTVVAQVADARVHTFNHGRGKRLEVTLTDGSGRLQLVFFGRTVHHHHRELLPGRRGMFAGKVGVFNRRLQLSHPAYELLGADSDADAPAAFAGRLMPIYPACKQMESWKIAKAVDTVLGALRATGWAGVADPLPAALRTERALPTLPEALEKVHQPHSKADLEQARARLKWDEAFVLQVALARRRLAEGQLPAVPRKPREGGLLDAFDARLPFTLTDGQRTVSREIFEDLAGEHPMHRLLQGEVGSGKTLVALRAMLAVVDAGGQAALLAPTEVLAQQHHRSITEMMGELAEGGMLGGPEHATKVVLLTGSMGAAARRRALLELATGEAGIVIGTHALIEDAVRFHDLGLVVVDEQHRFGVEQRDALRSKGKQPPHLLVMTATPIPRTVAMTVFGDLETSVLDQLPAGRSPIASHVVPAAEKPHFLARAWERVREEVAAGHQAYVVCPRIGDEEEQEAAGAGRAGTGGGDGGPGADGEGAGADGDRRPPLAVLDVAARLADGPLEGLRVAALHGRMQPDAKDEVMRRFAAGEVDVLVATTVVEVGVNVPNATVMVIMDADRFGVSQLHQLRGRVGRGSAPGLCLLVSEAPDGSPARARLGAVAATLDGFELSRIDLEQRREGDVLGQAQSGTRSSLRMLAVIDDEEVIVDAREKATALVADDPGLERLPELRVALEALLDEEREEYLEKG from the coding sequence ATGGCCGAGCACCTCGGCCTGAACACCGTCGGGGACCTGCTGCACCACTACCCGCGCAGGTACGCCGAGCGCGGCGAGCTGACCCGGCTCGCCGACCTGCCGCTGGACGAGCACGTCACCGTCGTCGCCCAGGTCGCCGACGCCCGGGTGCACACCTTCAACCACGGGCGCGGCAAGCGACTGGAGGTCACCCTCACCGACGGCAGCGGCCGTCTCCAACTGGTCTTCTTCGGCAGGACGGTCCATCACCACCACCGGGAACTGCTGCCCGGCCGCCGCGGGATGTTCGCCGGCAAGGTCGGGGTCTTCAACCGCAGGCTCCAGCTCTCCCACCCGGCCTACGAACTGCTGGGCGCCGACAGCGACGCGGACGCGCCGGCCGCGTTCGCCGGGCGGTTGATGCCGATCTACCCGGCCTGCAAGCAGATGGAGTCCTGGAAGATCGCCAAGGCCGTCGACACCGTCCTGGGGGCCCTGAGGGCCACCGGATGGGCCGGGGTCGCCGATCCGCTGCCCGCCGCGCTGCGCACCGAACGCGCTCTGCCCACCCTGCCGGAGGCACTGGAGAAGGTCCACCAGCCGCACTCCAAGGCCGACCTGGAGCAGGCGCGGGCCCGACTGAAGTGGGACGAGGCGTTCGTCCTCCAGGTCGCCCTGGCCCGCCGCCGCCTCGCCGAGGGCCAGTTGCCCGCCGTGCCCCGCAAGCCGCGCGAGGGCGGCCTGCTGGACGCCTTCGACGCCCGGCTGCCGTTCACCCTCACCGACGGACAGCGGACCGTCAGCCGGGAGATCTTCGAGGACCTGGCCGGCGAGCACCCCATGCACCGACTCCTCCAGGGAGAGGTCGGCTCCGGCAAGACGCTGGTGGCGCTGCGGGCCATGCTCGCGGTGGTGGACGCGGGCGGGCAGGCCGCGCTGCTGGCCCCCACCGAGGTGCTGGCCCAGCAACACCACCGGTCGATCACCGAGATGATGGGCGAGCTGGCCGAGGGCGGGATGCTCGGCGGCCCGGAGCACGCCACCAAGGTGGTGCTGCTCACCGGCTCGATGGGCGCCGCGGCCCGTCGTCGGGCCCTGCTGGAGCTGGCCACCGGCGAGGCCGGGATCGTGATCGGCACCCACGCCCTGATCGAGGACGCGGTGCGGTTCCACGACCTGGGCCTGGTCGTGGTCGACGAGCAGCACCGCTTCGGCGTCGAACAGCGCGACGCCCTGCGCTCCAAGGGGAAGCAGCCCCCGCACCTGCTGGTGATGACGGCGACGCCCATTCCGCGCACGGTGGCGATGACCGTCTTCGGCGACCTGGAGACCTCCGTCCTGGACCAGCTCCCGGCCGGCCGCTCGCCCATCGCCAGCCACGTGGTGCCCGCCGCGGAGAAGCCCCACTTCCTGGCGCGCGCCTGGGAACGGGTGCGCGAGGAGGTGGCCGCCGGGCACCAGGCGTACGTGGTCTGTCCGCGCATCGGCGACGAGGAGGAGCAGGAGGCCGCGGGCGCCGGCCGCGCGGGAACGGGCGGCGGCGACGGTGGCCCGGGGGCCGACGGGGAGGGAGCCGGCGCGGACGGCGATCGGCGTCCGCCACTGGCCGTCCTGGACGTCGCCGCGCGGCTCGCCGACGGGCCGCTGGAGGGGCTGCGCGTCGCAGCGCTGCACGGCCGGATGCAGCCGGACGCCAAGGACGAGGTGATGCGCCGCTTCGCCGCCGGCGAGGTGGACGTCCTGGTGGCCACCACCGTGGTCGAGGTCGGGGTGAACGTCCCCAACGCCACCGTGATGGTGATCATGGACGCGGACCGGTTCGGCGTCTCCCAGCTCCACCAGCTCCGCGGCCGGGTCGGACGCGGCAGCGCGCCGGGGCTGTGCCTGCTGGTCAGCGAGGCCCCCGACGGCAGCCCGGCGCGAGCCCGACTGGGGGCGGTCGCCGCGACGCTGGACGGCTTCGAGCTCTCCCGGATCGACCTGGAGCAGCGTCGTGAGGGCGACGTGCTGGGACAGGCGCAGTCCGGCACCCGGTCGTCGCTGCGGATGCTCGCCGTCATCGATGACGAGGAGGTCATCGTCGACGCCCGCGAGAAGGCGACCGCGCTCGTCGCCGACGACCCCGGCCTGGAGCGGCTGCCCGAACTCCGCGTCGCCCTGGAGGCCCTGCTCGACGAGGAGCGCGAGGAGTACCTGGAGAAGGGGTGA
- the rpmF gene encoding 50S ribosomal protein L32, which translates to MAVPKRKMSRSNTRHRRSQWKAAVPTLVKCERCQEPRQQHIACPNCGTYNRRQVLEV; encoded by the coding sequence GTGGCTGTTCCGAAGCGGAAGATGTCGCGCAGCAACACGCGCCACCGCCGGTCGCAGTGGAAGGCTGCGGTCCCCACCCTGGTGAAGTGCGAGCGCTGCCAGGAGCCCCGTCAGCAGCACATCGCCTGCCCGAACTGCGGCACCTACAACCGCCGCCAGGTCCTCGAGGTCTGA
- a CDS encoding DUF177 domain-containing protein — MLDTRELGRRPGALKELSRTVPAPGDLGIEVIGVPEGASMELDLRLESVMDGVLVTGTARAPLTGECVRCLEPLEQQCEADFQELFSYPDADDRSRPADTGDDAEDEETFRLEGDLLDLEPVLRDAVVLSLPLQPVCREDCPGLCPRCGARLADDPDHDHNEAADIRWAALEGLADSMRGGEKAEDNDPRSDGDDSQEK; from the coding sequence GTGTTGGACACACGCGAGCTGGGGCGTCGTCCCGGTGCGCTCAAGGAGCTCTCCCGCACGGTTCCGGCGCCCGGGGACCTCGGCATCGAGGTCATCGGAGTGCCGGAGGGCGCCTCCATGGAGCTCGACCTCCGCCTGGAGTCGGTCATGGACGGGGTGCTCGTCACGGGCACCGCCCGTGCACCGCTCACGGGGGAGTGCGTAAGGTGTCTGGAGCCGCTGGAGCAGCAGTGCGAGGCGGACTTCCAGGAGTTGTTCTCCTACCCCGACGCCGACGACCGGAGCCGCCCCGCGGACACCGGCGACGACGCCGAGGACGAGGAGACGTTCCGGCTCGAGGGCGACCTGCTCGACCTCGAGCCCGTGCTGCGCGACGCGGTGGTGCTCTCGCTGCCGCTGCAGCCCGTGTGCCGGGAGGACTGCCCCGGACTGTGCCCCCGCTGTGGGGCGCGGCTCGCGGACGATCCCGACCACGACCACAACGAGGCCGCCGACATCAGGTGGGCGGCGCTCGAAGGACTCGCCGACTCCATGCGGGGCGGCGAGAAGGCCGAAGACAACGACCCCCGCAGCGACGGGGACGATTCACAGGAGAAATAG